Proteins encoded together in one Chitinophaga varians window:
- a CDS encoding Crp/Fnr family transcriptional regulator: protein MELLRKTAFSIMPLPEKEWEALSACWTPVTFKRKDMVTVAGEVEKYIYFVEEGVQRLFSLEDDREVTILFTYTGSFSGVIDSFQLQRPSPWYLEALTPSRMLRMSWPDFDGLTRQYPLIDRWVRLGSIAALGGILERHKEILSYSAEQKFRTLLTRSPHVLQLIPQKYLASYLGIDPATFSKLLKSVKL, encoded by the coding sequence ATGGAACTTCTGCGTAAAACAGCCTTCAGTATCATGCCCCTTCCGGAGAAAGAATGGGAGGCACTTTCTGCCTGCTGGACCCCGGTGACCTTTAAAAGAAAGGACATGGTCACCGTTGCCGGCGAAGTGGAGAAATATATCTACTTCGTGGAAGAAGGCGTGCAACGGCTGTTTAGCCTGGAAGACGACCGGGAAGTGACCATCCTGTTTACCTATACCGGCTCCTTCTCGGGAGTGATAGACTCCTTCCAGCTACAGCGCCCCTCCCCCTGGTACCTTGAAGCGCTGACGCCCAGCCGTATGTTGCGCATGTCATGGCCGGATTTTGACGGCCTTACCCGGCAATATCCACTGATCGACAGATGGGTGCGCCTCGGTTCCATAGCCGCTCTGGGCGGCATTCTGGAACGACACAAGGAAATCCTTTCCTATAGCGCCGAGCAGAAATTCAGGACACTGCTTACCCGCAGCCCGCATGTATTGCAGCTGATACCACAAAAATACCTCGCCTCTTACCTCGGCATAGACCCGGCCACTTTCAGCAAGCTGCTGAAATCAGTAAAGTTGTAA
- the gldN gene encoding gliding motility protein GldN has product MRAVIFNRIGWCTMLLVMLATAAEAQRRGGTTRRRTATEAPQTDPNAPVVNPATGNAVTPPPPAPNAASQRPDGITAPVSDTPRKSLRVDGVVERNLARERVPIVYDYIREDDRFWEKRVWQVIDVREKINLPFQYNVEDESGINQLFINILLNAIKNKEVEAFNPIDDRFTTVIPYSEIQNKIAGEERTVRSIDPVTGEEKMVTTRDDFDPRTIRQYKIKEVWVFDKEASALKVRILGIAPMVSRMNEDGSVRASIPLFWVYYPDLRPTLAKYDVYNQNNDASTISWEDLFEMRFFGSYIVKENNTYNREIKDYIKDGVMRLLEGQSIKDRIFNKEQDLWQY; this is encoded by the coding sequence ATGCGAGCAGTAATATTTAACAGAATTGGTTGGTGTACGATGTTGCTGGTAATGCTGGCAACAGCTGCGGAAGCACAAAGACGTGGTGGTACTACCCGCCGCAGAACAGCTACCGAAGCACCACAGACAGACCCGAACGCGCCGGTTGTAAACCCCGCTACCGGGAATGCTGTAACACCGCCTCCTCCTGCTCCTAACGCCGCGTCCCAACGCCCCGACGGTATCACCGCCCCGGTATCGGACACGCCGCGCAAATCATTGCGCGTAGATGGTGTGGTAGAGAGAAACCTCGCAAGAGAACGCGTTCCTATCGTATACGACTACATCCGCGAGGATGACCGTTTCTGGGAAAAACGTGTCTGGCAGGTGATCGATGTTCGGGAGAAAATCAACCTCCCCTTCCAATACAACGTGGAAGACGAAAGTGGCATTAACCAACTGTTTATTAATATTCTGCTGAACGCTATCAAGAATAAGGAAGTTGAAGCATTCAACCCTATCGATGACCGCTTCACCACTGTCATCCCGTATTCTGAAATCCAGAATAAGATTGCAGGTGAAGAAAGGACCGTACGCAGTATTGACCCGGTAACCGGCGAAGAGAAAATGGTGACCACCCGCGACGACTTTGACCCCCGTACTATCAGACAGTACAAAATCAAGGAAGTATGGGTGTTCGACAAAGAAGCTTCAGCCCTGAAAGTCCGTATCCTCGGTATCGCGCCAATGGTGTCCCGTATGAACGAAGATGGCAGCGTACGCGCTTCTATCCCCCTGTTCTGGGTGTATTATCCCGACCTGCGTCCAACCCTGGCCAAGTACGATGTGTACAACCAGAACAACGACGCTTCCACTATCAGCTGGGAAGACCTCTTCGAGATGCGTTTCTTCGGCAGCTATATTGTGAAGGAAAACAATACCTATAACCGCGAGATCAAAGACTACATTAAAGACGGTGTGATGCGTCTCCTCGAAGGCCAGTCCATCAAAGACCGCATCTTTAATAAGGAACAGGACCTCTGGCAATACTAA
- the gldM gene encoding gliding motility protein GldM: MALPKDPRQKMINIMYLVLTAMLALNVSAEILNAFNIVNNSIVTSNGALTDKNNFIYQQFVEQMKDNAEKVGPLKAKAEEVKKASAEAYNYVESLKNLIITESGGKDETGEIKSKSDLDAPTRVMENMKKGPELEAKLIALRKQLLTFVEPKDQAKFAKTLPLKIEVGKSGGDDHGTGPKTWTTYHFNMVPTIAAVTILGKFQNDIKNSESAIIDDLYRQINAKDFKFDKIRPFISLNSKNLMSGQTLTAQIAVGAYSTTVNPTITVNGQTITATEGLATYSLPVSGLGEKTISGTITLPNPAGGEPITQSFTESYNVGASTTSISADKMNVLYIGLQNPISISAAGVPAEAVSASINGGTITKRGSGEYTVTVSQPGKAVINVVANIDGKVKQLGQKEFRVKRVPDPVLKVGFNKGGSMKAADFKVQLGLAAALEDFEFEGVKYDVVGYRIGVSAKGKEYQEGEANSAYFPNNVAASIRALRPGDEVYFENVKVKGPDGIVRTMPSTIFKLN; this comes from the coding sequence ATGGCACTACCTAAAGATCCCAGGCAGAAGATGATCAACATTATGTACCTGGTCTTAACGGCCATGCTCGCGTTGAACGTCTCTGCTGAAATACTAAACGCTTTTAATATTGTAAATAACTCTATCGTTACTTCAAACGGCGCCCTCACTGATAAAAACAACTTCATTTATCAGCAGTTTGTGGAGCAAATGAAAGATAACGCCGAGAAAGTTGGTCCGCTGAAAGCTAAAGCTGAAGAAGTAAAAAAAGCCTCCGCTGAAGCATACAACTACGTGGAAAGCTTAAAAAATCTCATCATCACCGAAAGCGGTGGTAAAGACGAAACAGGCGAAATCAAATCCAAATCCGACCTGGACGCTCCTACCCGCGTGATGGAGAACATGAAAAAAGGCCCTGAACTGGAAGCCAAACTGATAGCCCTGCGCAAACAGTTGCTTACTTTCGTAGAACCTAAAGACCAGGCTAAATTTGCAAAAACTTTACCTCTGAAAATCGAAGTGGGAAAATCCGGCGGCGACGATCATGGTACCGGTCCTAAAACATGGACTACCTACCACTTCAACATGGTTCCTACCATCGCTGCGGTAACCATCCTGGGTAAATTCCAGAACGATATCAAAAACTCTGAGTCTGCCATCATCGACGACCTGTATCGTCAGATCAATGCGAAAGACTTTAAGTTTGATAAAATCAGGCCGTTCATCTCCCTGAACTCTAAAAACCTGATGTCAGGCCAAACGCTGACTGCTCAAATCGCAGTAGGCGCCTATAGCACTACCGTAAACCCAACTATCACAGTTAACGGTCAAACGATTACTGCTACTGAAGGTCTGGCTACCTACTCCCTGCCGGTGAGCGGCCTCGGTGAGAAAACCATCTCCGGTACTATCACCCTGCCTAACCCTGCTGGTGGCGAACCTATCACACAGTCTTTCACTGAAAGCTATAACGTAGGTGCTTCTACTACTTCCATCTCTGCCGACAAAATGAACGTACTGTACATTGGTCTGCAGAACCCGATCTCCATCTCTGCTGCAGGTGTACCTGCTGAAGCAGTGTCTGCTTCCATCAATGGTGGCACCATTACCAAACGCGGCTCCGGTGAATACACTGTAACCGTTAGCCAGCCTGGTAAAGCGGTGATCAACGTAGTAGCCAACATCGATGGTAAAGTAAAACAGCTGGGCCAGAAAGAATTCCGTGTAAAACGTGTTCCGGACCCTGTTCTGAAAGTAGGATTTAACAAAGGTGGCAGCATGAAAGCCGCTGACTTCAAAGTTCAGCTGGGCCTCGCTGCTGCTCTGGAAGACTTCGAATTCGAAGGTGTGAAATATGACGTAGTAGGTTACCGTATCGGTGTATCTGCCAAAGGCAAAGAATACCAGGAAGGTGAGGCCAACTCCGCTTATTTCCCTAACAACGTAGCCGCTTCTATCCGTGCACTGCGCCCGGGTGATGAAGTATACTTCGAAAACGTAAAAGTAAAAGGCCCTGATGGCATTGTACGTACAATGCCCAGCACAATATTCAAATTAAATTAA
- the gldL gene encoding gliding motility protein GldL has protein sequence MAMNPNKAKWLNFFVCIAASVVIIGALFKLQHWRGADIALILGLSTEALIFFVYAFVPDSGASHAEGQVVAVAGSPAVAGLDKMLQEADITPANLQRLSENFQKLGTTVDKMRDISDVVAATGDYTQKTREAAAAIGNVANAYTTAASAVSSFNSASESTRSFHEQMQGMTKNLASLNAIYELELQDTNNHLKAMNNFYSNLNKAASAMSGSVDDAKKTQEQITMLAKNLSNLNTVYGNMLTAMSGTR, from the coding sequence ATGGCTATGAATCCTAACAAAGCTAAATGGCTGAACTTTTTCGTATGTATTGCCGCTTCTGTTGTAATTATCGGAGCGTTATTTAAACTGCAACACTGGCGGGGAGCGGATATCGCTTTGATTTTAGGTCTGAGCACTGAAGCGCTCATCTTCTTTGTATATGCTTTCGTTCCTGACTCCGGTGCCTCCCATGCTGAAGGCCAGGTAGTAGCCGTTGCCGGCAGCCCTGCTGTTGCTGGTCTCGACAAAATGCTGCAGGAAGCAGACATCACGCCTGCCAATCTGCAACGCCTGAGCGAAAACTTCCAGAAACTGGGCACTACCGTTGATAAAATGAGAGATATCAGCGACGTGGTAGCTGCTACCGGTGACTACACCCAGAAAACAAGAGAAGCTGCCGCTGCTATCGGTAATGTGGCTAACGCCTACACTACTGCTGCTTCCGCAGTATCTTCCTTCAATAGCGCCTCTGAGTCTACCAGAAGCTTCCACGAACAGATGCAGGGCATGACCAAAAACCTGGCTTCCCTCAACGCTATCTACGAACTGGAACTGCAAGACACCAACAACCACCTGAAAGCGATGAACAACTTCTACAGCAACCTGAACAAAGCTGCTTCCGCTATGAGTGGTAGTGTTGATGATGCTAAGAAGACTCAGGAGCAGATCACCATGCTGGCCAAAAACCTTAGCAACCTCAATACTGTTTATGGCAACATGCTGACTGCCATGAGCGGAACCAGATAA
- a CDS encoding SUMF1/EgtB/PvdO family nonheme iron enzyme has protein sequence MKATLMKLNYLRGLLALLLVSLLASCGGSKGPKNAQGQLIGVSPRPKYTPPVPYGMVYVPAGTFHMGPSDEDVNYAYTARNKSISISGFYMDATEITNNEYRQFVQWVQDSIAHILLGHVKQDDGHDIIDWKQKINWKDKATVEKLDAMIYTEADRLYGRKDVDVGKLVYHQETFNWDKAKLRENFGKPRSTFIVKKDVPIYPDTLCWIRDFSYAYNEPMTRMYFWHPAFDNYPVVGVNWHQATAFCEWRSKFWEDYRNSKKLFTEDKFQLPSEAQWEYAARGGREQTPYPWGGYYIRNKKGCLLANFKPGRGNYPEDGGFYTVRADAYWPNDYGLYCMAGNVAEWTADIFYENAYSFTSDMNPYLRMDVPDDAPLKMKRKAIRGGSWKDVGYFLQTGTRTYEYQDSAKSYVGFRCTIALSRRAKHR, from the coding sequence ATGAAAGCTACCCTTATGAAGCTTAATTATTTAAGAGGTCTGTTGGCACTTTTGCTGGTTTCCCTGCTGGCCAGCTGTGGCGGTAGTAAAGGCCCCAAAAACGCACAAGGGCAACTGATCGGCGTAAGCCCCAGACCAAAGTACACCCCCCCTGTACCCTATGGGATGGTTTATGTTCCCGCGGGAACATTTCACATGGGCCCCAGCGATGAGGATGTGAACTATGCCTACACAGCGCGTAACAAGTCTATCTCTATTTCCGGCTTCTATATGGATGCCACGGAGATTACGAACAACGAGTACCGCCAGTTTGTGCAATGGGTCCAGGACTCTATCGCCCACATTCTGTTAGGCCATGTTAAACAGGATGATGGACATGACATCATCGACTGGAAGCAGAAGATCAACTGGAAAGACAAAGCGACAGTGGAAAAACTGGACGCGATGATATACACAGAAGCTGACCGTCTGTACGGCCGCAAGGACGTGGACGTTGGAAAGCTGGTTTATCACCAGGAAACGTTCAACTGGGACAAAGCCAAGCTGAGGGAGAACTTCGGCAAGCCTCGTTCTACGTTCATCGTTAAGAAAGACGTGCCTATTTATCCGGACACGCTGTGCTGGATCAGGGACTTCTCCTATGCGTATAACGAACCGATGACCCGTATGTACTTCTGGCATCCGGCATTCGACAACTATCCGGTAGTAGGCGTTAACTGGCACCAGGCAACCGCTTTCTGCGAATGGAGAAGTAAATTCTGGGAAGATTACCGCAACTCTAAAAAATTATTCACGGAAGATAAATTCCAGCTGCCTTCTGAAGCACAGTGGGAATATGCTGCCCGTGGCGGCAGAGAGCAAACACCTTATCCCTGGGGTGGTTACTATATCCGCAATAAAAAAGGCTGTCTGCTGGCCAACTTCAAACCTGGCCGCGGTAACTATCCGGAAGACGGCGGTTTCTACACCGTACGCGCCGATGCTTACTGGCCCAACGATTACGGTCTGTATTGCATGGCCGGTAACGTAGCGGAATGGACTGCTGACATCTTCTATGAAAACGCCTATTCATTTACGTCCGATATGAACCCTTATCTCAGAATGGACGTGCCAGACGATGCGCCTTTGAAAATGAAGCGTAAAGCCATCAGAGGCGGCTCCTGGAAAGATGTGGGATACTTCCTGCAAACAGGTACCAGAACATATGAATATCAGGATAGTGCTAAATCGTATGTAGGTTTCAGATGTACGATCGCATTGAGCAGAAGGGCCAAACACAGATAA